The proteins below are encoded in one region of Kazachstania africana CBS 2517 chromosome 6, complete genome:
- the RPL36B gene encoding 60S ribosomal protein eL36 (similar to Saccharomyces cerevisiae RPL36A (YMR194W) and RPL36B (YPL249C-A); ancestral locus Anc_6.283) codes for MAVKSGIAVGLNKGKKVTPITPAPKISYKKGASSNRTTFVRSLVKEIAGLAPYERRLVDLIRNSGEKRARKVAKKRLGSFKRAKAKVEEMNNVIAASRRH; via the exons ATGGCTGTCAAATCAG GTATTGCTGTTGGTTTAAACAAAGGTAAGAAGGTCACTCCAATTACCCCAGCTCCAAAGATCTCTTACAAGAAGGGTGCTTCTTCTAACAGAACCACTTTCGTTAGATCCTTAGTCAAGGAAATTGCTGGTTTAGCTCCATACGAAAGAAGATTAGTCGATTTAATCAGAAACTCTGGTGAAAAGAGAGCTAGAAAGGTCGCCAAGAAGAGATTAGGTTCTTTCAAGAGAGCTAAGGCTAAGgttgaagaaatgaacAATGTCATTGCTGCTTCCAGACGTCATTAA